AAAACCATGCGCCCCTGGGGTGAAATGCCTGGTGGAAGGAATTGTAACTACTGGCATAGAATTGGTTCAGTTGGGCTCTTTTGTAACACCATGCCCTCATGCCACCTGACTTGCTGATAAACCCTGACCAAGAAGGGTAAAATCTCAAGGGAGGGGGAAACAAGCAACACTCCCCATGCTCTTTGgacccctgaagctccccatatAAGGGACACATTCATTTGCTCACCTTGATTCAGGGTAAACCCTGGCCTTTTGAGGAAAGTTGTTGCCCCTTACAGCATTTCACACAATTCCCTCACAGCAATAGAAGCAACCATTCTGCTCCAAGAGAAACACTCGGCCTCCCCCTAAAACCGTCACTTATGCTGACTGCAGACAAACCCTTCTATTTcagtaaaaatgtttattgttatTGCTGCTTGACAAAACGGATAAAAACAGTTTCAGCAACATGCAAGCAATGACAAAATCTGAAGCCACGGATTAATACCTCAAAAGGACATGTGGGTATCCCAGCCAATTGAAAATATGAGTGGCGTTTGTGCCACAGGGAAAATCCCATGAGAGACAGCAGCCTGATTTTGTTGGTGTTGGAAGCTGAAGGtggctagaaataaaattttatcccTTCCTGTTCTGGGGGGTTCTAGCTCAGTGTCAGACGTGGTCACTTCCATCAGTGGCTTTTTTAAGGGGGTTACAGAAATTGCAGCACAATGCACATTGAGAATGGAAAGAGACTACTGACTCGGTCTTGCGGGGTGGCTTACAATGTCCGGGGACAGACTGAAAATCAAAAGCAAATATTCTCAACGTGAAGATTGAGTACCAGGTGGCCTGGCTGCCAGTCCCTTTTCTTTCATATTTATGGTGAGAAAATCACCCACGGTTGAGACCACAGAGCTGAGTTCTGTACACTTAACTCCGCCTCCACATTCTCTTCTGTCACAGTGATGGGACATTCAAAGGAACTGAAGACATCACATGAAGACACTGATAGCTATTTCACACTATAAAGGACATCTGGAACAGTCATTGGCTTGATTTCCCCCTGGTTTTGTCATGAGTGGTTGTGGCAGTTGGCACTGAATCAAAATGGGCACGGCACAACCAGGTTACATTTTTAAGCTCTGTCAGCTTCTCAGAGTGCCCTGCTCTGCCTGAACAGGTTCACTCTATAAACCAGTCCAGAATCTGACACTACTGCAGGTTTTACATCTGGCTCATTCAAATCCTGTGTTGCACTGAAAGTTCAACATGTAAAATTGTGGGGTTatgagtgggggggggaacccactcACTTCTTGCACAGGTGACGTTAGGCTCAGGACCATTTCTCAGCTCTAGAAAGCAACTTCATTTGAAGACCCATATTTCACTCGATTCAGTGAGGTAACTCCTCTCCCTGTTACACCTCTTCCCCCTTTGACACAGAAATCCTTTCCTAAAACTTTTGCCACAAAACTTTATATTCAACCtgggaagtttttaaaaaatctgtaaccACTATGAAGAGTGGAAAATTAGATGAAATCCTGATGAAGAGTTTTGTGTAACTTGAAAGCTGTGCCCAAAAAGACTCCCTCAGTGGTGGTATCATCACcttttcattttctctctttgGCACTAAAGCAGGCAGCAATGCTAGTGAAACTCCTCAGCATTAGGTTACAAGATCTTGGACTAAAGGGTTAAGAACACACATCAGTATTGCACGGAGAAGTGCAGCCTGGCCCCCCTCTAATAAATGAAAGTGGTTGGCATCCATCCATCCTTACAAGAGGACCCTCATCGGCTTCCGCCAAGTCTGGCCAAGATCCTTGCCGCTGCCATGGAGGGGGACATGTAGAGCCTTCTGGCCCAAGGAGAGGCACCTGGGCTTCACACGCTTCATGTCTGAAGCAGCCCTGGGGCAGCCTCTTGATCTGCCGACTGGCTTGGCTGCAGCCTAACCTCAATCACTTCTCCTGCCTGTACCTGTTTGGGCCTGGCCGCCTCACCCACACCCCTGACACTTCGGTCCTCATCCCCTGAGGCCAGACCCTCTTGGCTCTCCGGGTCGCTCACCTGGCCCTCACCAAACTCAAGAATGGTTGGTAGGTTGCTTTGGGTGGGGCAGCGTTTCTTAAGGCTGACCAGGAACGGCTGTGGCAGAGAAAAAATGTCCACATTGTTGCCCAGATCAATCCAGGTCATGCTGGGGAAATTCCTGGAGTCTTTCAGTGCCTCTGTCAGGTCCCGGAGGATGGCCTTGGTGAGCCTGTTGCCATTGAGGGAAAGAGTTGCAAGGCGAGGCAGGGCACTGAGGACAGGAAGCAGCTGCAGAAACATCTCGTCCGTGAGGTCCGTGAAGCAGAGCTCCACATTCTCAATGTGCTCCGAGCTCTGCTGGAGATAGGAGATGACCCGGTCCAATTCCTTCATGGTCAGAGGGATGCCAGACAGATCCACTGCATTGTTCTGGGGACTCCCTACCAGGATTGCTTTCAAACTGCAAGAGGACAAGAGAGGGGACCTTGTGAGCCGTCTCCAGCCTATCCAcaatcccccacccctgccagcaGCCCTCAGGAAGGATGGCGCTCCAAGCACCTTCAAATTAATGAAAGGAAATGAACAGTCAATGATGcaaacatttcagtggtacatgtAAGAGATGCTCAAAGAGCAGTCAGTTTTGATCATGTGTACTCACCATTTAGCAAACGTTTTGCATCCAAAGCAGTACACACATATTTTTACCTGAGTAACCTGTCCTGCAAGGTAGgaggtgaagggggggggagagagagacaaccAGGGGCTCCTCACTGTGACTTAAATAAAAGGCACACAGAAACGTGCTTGTCCTTCCTTGCTTGCTCTAAGGGGTAGACCTACAACCACGggggaaattgcagggaagcaggtTTGGgctaaacatctggagagccacaaattCCCCGCTCCTGGATTAGAGGAAAGGGTGGATCAAGACTATCTCCAgagatggtggcagtggtgacctTCCTGACAAGCCATACAACCACTCCCTTTTGAGACTATACAACAAAAATGAACTTTTGACCAATGCAGACGATAAAGCTTCAATACCAAGCCAAAGTATTCCCTTAACATCCAGCTTGAAGAGTTCTGATGGACTCAAAGGCTTGCTTActgtt
This portion of the Rhineura floridana isolate rRhiFlo1 chromosome 21, rRhiFlo1.hap2, whole genome shotgun sequence genome encodes:
- the LRRC75A gene encoding leucine-rich repeat-containing protein 75A; amino-acid sequence: MGAKQTKGCPPPASPQTAARRRMLPSRERGDFLASLVVRSSEKFGKGGGGGLPPYHRRIGLIQDLLGMVKQGKQEEATDLLKHLRQDLGMESTSLDDVLYRYASFRNLVDPITHDLIISLARYIHCPRPEGDSLGAMEKLCRQLTYHLSPHSQWRRQGIMKRKPQACLKAILVGSPQNNAVDLSGIPLTMKELDRVISYLQQSSEHIENVELCFTDLTDEMFLQLLPVLSALPRLATLSLNGNRLTKAILRDLTEALKDSRNFPSMTWIDLGNNVDIFSLPQPFLVSLKKRCPTQSNLPTILEFGEGQVSDPESQEGLASGDEDRSVRGVGEAARPKQVQAGEVIEVRLQPSQSADQEAAPGLLQT